A window of the Scandinavium goeteborgense genome harbors these coding sequences:
- the hutU gene encoding urocanate hydratase gives MSQNKYRPQEIRAPRGNTLTAKSWLTEAPLRMLMNNLDPDVAENPHELVVYGGIGRAARNWECYDAMVEALKNLENDETLLVQSGKPVGVFKTHDNAPRVLIANSNLVPHWATWEHFNELDAKGLAMYGQMTAGSWIYIGSQGIVQGTYETFVEAGRQHYNGNLQGRWVLTAGLGGMGGAQPLAATLAGACSLVIECQQSRIDFRLRTQYIDEQAESLDDAMVRIKKYTAEGRAVSVALRANAADVLPELVKRGVRPDMVTDQTSAHDPLHGYLPQGWTWEAYQQKAESDPQGTVKAAKQSMAEHVSAMLAFNAMGVPTFDYGNNIRQMAKEMGVSNAFDFPGFVPAYIRPLFCRGIGPFRWVALSGDPQDIYKTDAKVKEIISDDQHLHRWLDMARERISFQGLPARICWVGLEWRQKLGLAFNEMVRSGEVSAPIVIGRDHLDSGSVASPNRETEAMRDGSDAVSDWPLLNALLNTASGATWVSLHHGGGVGMGFSQHAGMVIVCDGTDEAAARIARVLHNDPATGVMRHADAGYEIAVECAAEQGLNLPMIAATQGQKK, from the coding sequence ATGTCCCAGAATAAATACCGTCCCCAGGAAATCCGTGCGCCGCGCGGGAACACGCTCACCGCCAAAAGCTGGCTCACCGAAGCCCCGCTGCGCATGTTAATGAACAACCTCGACCCGGACGTGGCGGAGAATCCGCACGAGCTGGTGGTCTATGGGGGGATTGGGCGCGCGGCCCGCAACTGGGAATGCTACGACGCGATGGTCGAAGCCCTGAAAAACCTCGAAAACGATGAGACTCTGTTAGTGCAGTCCGGCAAACCGGTGGGCGTGTTTAAAACCCACGACAACGCGCCGCGAGTGCTGATTGCCAACTCCAACCTCGTCCCACACTGGGCGACGTGGGAACACTTCAACGAACTCGACGCGAAAGGGCTGGCGATGTACGGCCAGATGACCGCCGGGAGCTGGATTTACATCGGCAGTCAGGGCATCGTGCAGGGCACCTACGAAACCTTCGTCGAAGCCGGACGCCAGCATTACAACGGCAACCTGCAAGGGCGTTGGGTCCTCACCGCTGGGCTTGGCGGAATGGGCGGTGCGCAGCCGTTAGCCGCTACCTTAGCCGGGGCCTGTTCTCTGGTGATTGAATGCCAGCAGAGCCGCATCGATTTCCGTCTTCGCACCCAATACATCGACGAACAAGCCGAATCGCTGGACGATGCGATGGTTCGTATCAAAAAATACACCGCCGAAGGCCGCGCCGTTTCCGTGGCGCTGCGCGCTAACGCCGCCGATGTATTGCCGGAACTGGTTAAACGCGGCGTGCGTCCGGATATGGTCACCGACCAGACCAGCGCGCACGATCCGCTGCACGGCTATCTGCCGCAGGGCTGGACGTGGGAAGCGTATCAGCAGAAGGCCGAAAGTGACCCGCAGGGCACGGTGAAAGCCGCCAAACAGTCGATGGCGGAACACGTCAGCGCGATGCTGGCGTTTAACGCGATGGGCGTCCCGACCTTCGATTACGGCAATAACATCCGCCAGATGGCGAAAGAAATGGGCGTCAGCAACGCCTTTGATTTCCCGGGCTTCGTCCCGGCTTATATTCGCCCGCTGTTCTGCCGCGGTATCGGCCCGTTCCGCTGGGTCGCGCTCTCCGGCGACCCGCAGGATATCTACAAAACCGATGCCAAAGTGAAAGAAATTATCAGCGACGACCAACATCTGCATCGCTGGCTGGATATGGCCCGCGAGCGCATCAGCTTCCAGGGCTTACCGGCGCGCATCTGCTGGGTGGGTCTGGAATGGCGGCAAAAACTCGGCCTGGCGTTTAACGAAATGGTACGTTCCGGCGAAGTGTCGGCCCCGATTGTGATTGGGCGCGACCACCTGGATTCTGGGTCTGTCGCCAGCCCCAACCGTGAAACCGAAGCCATGCGCGACGGTTCCGATGCAGTCTCTGACTGGCCGTTGCTGAACGCCTTACTCAACACCGCCAGCGGTGCTACCTGGGTGTCGTTGCACCACGGCGGTGGCGTCGGGATGGGCTTTTCACAGCACGCCGGAATGGTTATTGTCTGCGACGGCACCGATGAGGCCGCGGCGCGTATCGCCCGCGTTCTGCATAACGACCCGGCCACCGGCGTGATGCGACATGCCGACGCAGGCTATGAAATCGCGGTAGAATGCGCCGCTGAACAGGGACTGAATTTACCGATGATTGCTGCAACCCAGGGGCAGAAAAAATGA
- a CDS encoding histidine utilization repressor, whose translation MYSPRTGAPAPFYEKIKRVISDNIAAGIWRPHDRIPSEAELVAQFGFSRMTINRALRELTDEGLLVRLQGVGTFVAEPKGQSALFEVHSIADEIAARQHQHRCEVLLLEAVNADTQQAQALNVAEGTRIFHSLMVHFENDVPVQIEDRCVNAEVVPEYLQQDYTNTTAHDYLSLIAPLTEGEHIVEAVKASAEECRLLTIHEHDPCLLIRRRTWSRTGIVSHARLIFPGSRYRLQGHFPS comes from the coding sequence ATGTATTCACCGCGAACCGGCGCCCCCGCGCCGTTCTATGAGAAGATCAAACGCGTTATCAGCGACAATATCGCCGCGGGTATCTGGCGTCCGCATGACCGCATTCCTTCGGAAGCGGAGCTGGTGGCGCAGTTTGGCTTCAGCCGGATGACCATCAACCGCGCGCTGCGTGAGCTGACTGACGAAGGCTTGCTGGTTCGCTTACAGGGGGTCGGGACGTTTGTCGCCGAGCCAAAAGGGCAGTCGGCGCTGTTTGAAGTGCACAGCATTGCCGATGAAATCGCCGCCCGTCAGCATCAGCACCGCTGTGAAGTGCTGCTGCTGGAAGCCGTCAACGCCGATACACAGCAGGCGCAGGCGCTGAACGTGGCCGAAGGCACGCGCATTTTCCACTCGCTGATGGTGCATTTCGAAAACGACGTGCCGGTCCAGATTGAAGATCGCTGCGTGAATGCTGAGGTGGTGCCGGAATACCTGCAACAGGATTACACCAACACGACTGCACATGACTACCTGTCGCTGATTGCGCCGCTCACCGAAGGGGAGCACATCGTTGAAGCGGTAAAAGCCAGTGCCGAAGAGTGCCGCTTGCTCACCATCCACGAACACGATCCGTGCCTGTTAATTCGCCGCCGCACCTGGTCGCGCACCGGGATCGTTTCTCACGCCCGTCTGATTTTCCCTGGGAGCCGTTATCGCCTACAGGGCCATTTTCCCTCGTGA
- the hutG gene encoding formimidoylglutamase, which produces MNLWQPTPPELWQGRDDSAESPAAKRLFQTVTVTSDFAPEMHRGKIALLGFACDEGVKRNQGRPGAQQGPDALRKALANMASHAGHDVLVDLGNVHAEPGCLEPAQQALHDAVLACQRAQMKTLVFGGGHETAWPHGSGVLDAFPNENVAIVNLDAHLDLRHAAEATSGTPFRQLALHCESQNRRFNYTCYGASRAANTQALWQEARERHVTVLEDLTLLDDHVGALQQDLQRVIAEHDRIYLTIDLDVLPAWEMPAVSAPAALGVPLAILLRIVMPLCQSGKLQAVDLVEFNPQYDRDGQGARTAARLAWQIVHCWHA; this is translated from the coding sequence ATGAATCTCTGGCAACCGACGCCGCCGGAACTGTGGCAGGGGCGTGATGACAGCGCCGAATCGCCCGCGGCAAAACGTCTTTTTCAGACAGTAACGGTCACAAGCGACTTTGCCCCCGAAATGCATCGTGGGAAAATAGCCCTGCTCGGATTTGCCTGTGACGAAGGCGTAAAGCGCAATCAGGGGCGGCCGGGCGCCCAGCAGGGGCCGGACGCGCTGCGCAAGGCGTTAGCCAACATGGCCAGTCACGCCGGGCATGATGTGCTGGTTGATCTCGGTAACGTGCACGCCGAACCGGGATGCCTGGAACCGGCGCAGCAGGCGCTGCACGACGCGGTGCTGGCCTGTCAGCGCGCGCAGATGAAAACCCTGGTATTCGGCGGCGGACATGAAACGGCCTGGCCTCACGGTTCCGGCGTGCTCGACGCCTTCCCGAATGAAAACGTCGCAATCGTCAATCTTGATGCGCACCTGGATTTGCGTCATGCCGCTGAGGCCACCTCTGGCACGCCGTTCCGCCAGCTGGCGTTGCACTGCGAAAGCCAGAACCGACGCTTTAATTACACCTGCTATGGCGCCAGCCGCGCGGCAAACACGCAGGCGCTGTGGCAAGAAGCGCGCGAGCGTCACGTCACCGTGCTGGAAGATTTAACCCTGCTCGATGACCACGTCGGCGCGCTGCAACAGGATCTTCAGCGGGTGATTGCGGAACATGACCGCATTTATCTGACCATCGATCTGGATGTGCTCCCGGCCTGGGAAATGCCGGCGGTATCGGCTCCGGCAGCGCTGGGCGTCCCGTTGGCAATCTTGTTGCGAATAGTCATGCCGCTGTGTCAGAGTGGCAAACTGCAGGCGGTTGATTTGGTTGAATTCAATCCGCAGTACGACCGAGACGGACAGGGTGCCCGCACGGCGGCCAGACTGGCCTGGCAAATTGTTCATTGCTGGCATGCGTGA